From the Prunus dulcis chromosome 4, ALMONDv2, whole genome shotgun sequence genome, one window contains:
- the LOC117626451 gene encoding putative zinc finger protein CONSTANS-LIKE 11 has translation MAGENGCGSVFGGAMWGATCEENLVPFCNVSSAAVNFDVVSPESDISSSVMGASFPELLKISEDLSVPAAAAFSDYGNMGLHGLAGINQNFGGEIGQPYMCDQFGEECCTGLNMSDIKPFGLAGQENWGIQGNQQVPTIDQDQSIMKVGRYSEEERKERIGRYLKKRNQRNFNKTIKYACRKTLADRRVRVRGRFARNTELSDQEIAAKKIDSNHTCEDQRSEMCCSNDAVQMMKYDEDDYWLQEAMGLMYLPYATS, from the exons ATGGCCGGAGAAAATGGTTGTGGTTCGGTTTTCGGTGGAGCAATGTGGGGTGCTACTTGTGAAGAAAACTTGGTGCCATTTTGTAATGTTAGTAGTGCTGCAGTAAATTTTGATGTGGTGTCACCGGAATCCGACATCTCTTCGTCTGTTATGGGGGCTTCGTTCCCGGAGCTACTTAAGATTTCGGAGGATCTTTCTGTGCCTGCTGCAGCTGCATTTTCAGATTATGGGAATATGGGGTTGCATGGACTTGCAGGGATTAATCAGAATTTTGGGGGAGAAATTGGCCAACCATATATGTGTGATCAGTTTGGGGAGGAATGTTGTACTGGTCTCAACATGTCAGATATTAAGCCGTTTGGCCTTGCTGGCCAAGAAAATTGG GGAATTCAAGGGAACCAGCAGGTGCCTACAATTGATCAAGATCAGTCTATTATGAAGGTGGGAAGGTattcagaagaagaaaggaaagaaaggatTGGCAGatatttgaagaaaagaaaccaaaggaACTTCAACAAAACCATTAAG TATGCTTGTCGCAAAACCCTAGCTGATAGAAGGGTCCGAGTTCGTGGGAGATTTGCAAGGAACACTGAACTAAGCGATCAAGAAATAGCAGCAAAAAAGATTGACAGCAATCATACTTGCGAAGATCAGAGATCAGAAATGTGTTGTAGTAATGATGCCGTCCAG ATGATGAAATATGACGAGGACGACTACTGGCTGCAAGAGGCTATGGGTCTAATGTACTTACCTTATGCCACCAGCTGA